The following are encoded together in the Blautia obeum ATCC 29174 genome:
- a CDS encoding TlpA family protein disulfide reductase produces the protein MKFRTQKITALMVAAIVGVSTLGSVSVMAAESTEAMAVPADQAGMVVDGDAAAADGDAISSDFIQGTFKPSETTVQAQDSYEYPFLGLNMKLPEELLKQIKEQTIAMISNEVWNDNADAIKYAYISWSEMTEEQKEAEVDKMGTAYDDWYNSLAKVGAIGIYDEDSEKELDKITGCTEHKEIGSSSDGKYKYYLSTNKDADESLKKEVEKIDVTLTEMTPFQQLSAFDQPQETSNAGDSTNVGKFETKGVDGKDYTEKVFSDYDLTLVNVFTTWCSPCVNEIPELEKLYEEMKEKGVGVVGVVLDTVSDDAKQNEDTVKKAGVLQEKTKASYPFLVPDSTMMNGRLNGISAFPETFFVDKEGNIVGETYSGSHTLDEWKEIVEKELKNISK, from the coding sequence CAGAAAATCACAGCACTTATGGTAGCTGCAATAGTAGGGGTATCTACACTTGGAAGTGTATCAGTAATGGCAGCAGAAAGTACAGAAGCAATGGCGGTTCCGGCAGATCAGGCGGGAATGGTGGTTGATGGAGATGCAGCTGCAGCAGATGGTGACGCAATCTCGTCTGATTTTATACAGGGCACTTTTAAACCATCTGAGACAACAGTGCAGGCACAGGATTCTTATGAATATCCATTTCTTGGACTTAACATGAAGCTTCCTGAGGAACTGCTTAAACAGATAAAAGAGCAGACCATTGCAATGATCTCAAATGAAGTATGGAATGACAATGCAGATGCAATTAAATATGCATATATAAGCTGGAGCGAAATGACCGAGGAGCAGAAAGAGGCAGAGGTTGACAAGATGGGAACAGCATATGATGACTGGTACAATAGTCTTGCAAAAGTTGGAGCGATTGGAATCTATGACGAAGATTCTGAGAAAGAACTGGATAAGATCACAGGCTGCACAGAACACAAAGAAATCGGAAGCAGCAGCGACGGAAAATACAAATACTATCTGAGCACCAACAAGGATGCAGATGAATCCTTGAAAAAAGAAGTGGAAAAAATAGATGTGACACTCACAGAGATGACACCATTCCAGCAGCTTTCTGCATTTGACCAGCCGCAGGAAACCAGCAATGCAGGTGATTCTACAAATGTTGGTAAATTCGAGACAAAAGGCGTTGACGGAAAAGACTATACAGAAAAAGTATTCAGCGATTATGATCTTACACTTGTGAATGTTTTTACTACCTGGTGTTCTCCATGTGTAAATGAGATTCCGGAGCTGGAAAAACTCTATGAAGAGATGAAGGAAAAAGGTGTTGGAGTTGTCGGTGTCGTTCTTGATACAGTGAGTGATGATGCCAAACAGAATGAGGATACAGTGAAAAAAGCCGGTGTCCTTCAGGAGAAGACAAAAGCATCCTATCCGTTCCTGGTCCCGGATTCAACAATGATGAATGGACGTTTAAATGGTATCTCTGCTTTCCCGGAAACATTCTTTGTTGACAAAGAAGGAAATATTGTAGGCGAAACATATTCAGGAAGCCATACACTGGACGAATGGAAAGAAATCGTAGAAAAAGAACTCAAGAACATTTCTAAATAA
- a CDS encoding CD1871A family CXXC motif-containing protein — MMKKITDSKWIGPALAILGILLMIFGIYRGEVDVVFTKAINICMECIGIG; from the coding sequence ATGATGAAAAAAATAACAGATTCAAAGTGGATAGGTCCTGCACTGGCAATTCTGGGAATACTCCTGATGATATTTGGAATTTACCGGGGCGAAGTGGATGTAGTCTTTACAAAGGCGATCAATATCTGTATGGAGTGTATTGGAATTGGATAA
- a CDS encoding 4Fe-4S binding protein — protein sequence MKINEWPRHGIQALWAFLTNSRVSGFVTGKIYTGNLKHACVPGLNCYSCPGATGACPIGSLQAVIGSWNFKMAYYVIGFLIFVGALLGRLVCGFLCPFGLIQDLLNKIPFPKKIRTFRGDKLLRKLKYVIFVVFVILLPMFVVDIMGQGAPYFCKLICPAGTLEGGLPLVLLNKSMRSAIGWLFIWKNTILVVTIILSIIIYRPFCKYICPLGAFYSIFNSVSVYRYRVDMEKCVHCGKCAKACQMEVNPVDNPNSAECIRCGRCKKACPTQAIQCGIKRK from the coding sequence ATGAAAATTAATGAGTGGCCGCGCCATGGGATTCAGGCACTGTGGGCGTTTCTTACCAACAGTCGCGTATCAGGATTTGTGACTGGCAAGATTTATACTGGAAATTTAAAACATGCATGTGTTCCGGGACTGAACTGTTATTCCTGTCCCGGTGCCACAGGCGCCTGTCCGATTGGATCTCTTCAGGCAGTGATCGGCAGCTGGAATTTTAAAATGGCATATTATGTAATAGGATTTCTGATCTTTGTCGGAGCCCTTCTTGGAAGACTTGTCTGTGGATTTCTCTGTCCGTTTGGACTGATACAGGATCTGCTGAATAAGATTCCATTTCCAAAGAAGATCCGGACATTTCGCGGGGATAAGCTATTACGTAAGCTAAAATATGTGATCTTTGTGGTATTTGTGATCCTGCTCCCAATGTTTGTCGTAGACATCATGGGACAGGGAGCACCTTATTTTTGCAAGCTGATCTGTCCGGCAGGTACGCTGGAAGGCGGACTTCCACTGGTACTTCTGAATAAATCCATGCGCAGTGCGATCGGCTGGCTTTTTATATGGAAGAATACGATCCTTGTTGTTACAATAATTCTTTCTATTATAATATATCGTCCATTTTGTAAATATATCTGTCCGCTGGGAGCTTTTTATTCAATATTTAATAGTGTTTCTGTTTACCGCTATAGAGTAGATATGGAAAAGTGTGTTCACTGTGGAAAATGTGCAAAAGCATGCCAGATGGAAGTAAACCCTGTGGATAACCCGAACAGTGCAGAATGTATCCGGTGTGGGCGATGTAAAAAGGCCTGTCCGACGCAGGCAATCCAGTGTGGAATTAAGAGAAAATAA